A region of the Leptolyngbya sp. CCY15150 genome:
TCTGCACCTCGGCCTGCTGCTTGATTGAAATTTGCTCATCCGGACTCAGCCAACAGAGAGGTGGCTTAGCCCAGTCAAGATTCAACACATCGTTCGTCGTCATGCGAGGGTCTCGGAGGGGAACTAGGGCAAGGAGGGGCAACTCAAGGAGCGATCGCTCCTAAGCATAACTATCAGAATGGGATACCAGAATAGCTTGCTGGTGGCTGGCAATCAAACCCTAGGGCTAGGTCTCGCTAGCGTCATCGAGCTGGAGCTTAATGGGCAGCACCTGCATTTTTTCCACCAGCCACTGTTCAAACAACTCATCTTGTAGACTTGCTTGAAGCTGCGGATCACTGAGGGTTGCGTATAAAAATTCTTCGATGCGGAAGAGCCCCCAGCGCTCCTCTAGCCCTATGGGCCCGACAATATCGCCCACCTTGGCAGTATCGATCGCTGCCCGCAGCAGATCCGGCATGGTGCCGCGACTGACCGGGCCCACCATACCGTTGACAATCTTGTCGTCGGTGAGAGAATACTCCCGTGCCAAGTGCTCAAAGGTGGCTGTCTCCTCCAAAATCTGGGTCTTCAGCTCATCCGCGACGTCTTTGTCGTCCACAATAATACGGGACAAAACCACCCGGTCTAGGAAAATCTTGCGCTCAATAAAATATTCCTGCAGCTTCGGCTCGGTGACCAGCTCCCGCAACTTGCGCATTCGGAAGCTCTGGGACACTTGGGCGTGGAACGCTTCATAATTAAGGCCATTGCTGGTTAGCCAGTCTTGAAACGCCTGGGAGTCACTCAACTGGCGCTCTAGGCGAAAGTCAATAATGGTCTGCTCAATGGTAGCGGCATTGATCTTGAGATCCTCGGCCCGTTCCTTCAACTGACGTTCTAGAACAAACTGGCGCAGGATCTCACCGATAAATCCGTCAAACTTGCGTCCAGCCTGGAGATACCGAACAGCCTGGGTGATGGTAATCGGCTCATCGTCGATCGTTAGAAACGGTTCAAATGCCATAAATCCTAGAAGTATAACGATCAGCACCCCCTATTATGCCCAAATCCTTTCCATTTCAGTCAGATGGATTACAGCACATTAAGGAAGGCGATCGCCCCTCCCCATCCTCAATCAGCCAGGAAGACTGGCTAAAACGAAGTCGTTATGACTATGATATAGAGATTGAAACCAGTAGCCCAGAGGAGGTGTGTGGATGGATCATGTGATGCAGGGATTTCTGGCCAGTTTGCTGGCAGGGTTGGGGACGGCGCTGGGAGCTTTACCCGTGCTGTTTGCCGTGAATTTGACCCAGCGACTGCAGGCGGTACTTTTAGGCATCGGTGGCGGCATTATGCTGGCAGCAACCTCCTTTTCGCTGCTAGTGCCGGGTAAGGATGCAGCGATCGCCCTGGGATTTCCCCAAACCCATGCGGCCTTGATCATGGTGACAGGCATGTTGCTGGGGGGTGGCTTCCTCTGGTTTGCCCACAATTACTTTCCCCATGAGCATTTCTTCAAAGGCAGGGAAGGGCCTCAAAAGCAGCACCTGAAGCAGATTTGGCTCTTTGTGATTGCGATCGCCCTGCATAACCTACCGGAGGGTTTGGCTGTAGGCGTTGCGTTTGGGGCCGAGGATACCACCACGGCGACGGCCTTGGCCTTGGGCATTGGGCTGCAAAATATTCCTGAAGGTCTGGTTGTTGCCCTGGCCCTGCGGGAGTTGGGCTATGCCCGATCCTATGCCATTGGTGTGTCCACGATGACAGGCTTATTGGAGCCCATCGGCGGTCTTTTCGGCGCGGCGGTGGTGTCGGTGTCCCAGCCCTTACTGCCATGGGGGATGGCCTTTGCGGCAGGAGCCATGCTGTTTGTGATTGTGGATGAAATTATCCCCGAGGTCAGCAACAAGGGCTGGGATCAAGAGGGAACAGTGGGAGCCATGATTGGCTTTGTGGTCATGATGTTTTTGGATGTGGCGTTGGGTTAAGGGGGGCGATCGCGTCGGCCAATAGCCAGTTGCCCGCAGGGTTAATCCGTCCTTGAATCTGCAGGCGATCGCCGCTTTGGTAGGTTTGCATCTGGTGATCCACATAGGGATCCAGGGTGACAAGATTAAGGCTAGTCATGCCCTCAACACCATCATCCCCCAAGAAGCGATAGTCCTGATCCCCCAAGCGCTGGAAAGTGCCGGTGTAGCTGGGACTGGTGGGAGGGACGCTGGCAGATGGACTCCCTTGGGGAGGTAGGCGATCGCCCCGATCCAACACCGCTCGCTGCTGATCTAGCCAGGCAGGATCACTAGGGCAACAGTGGATCAAAGGCACAACCGCCGCCGGCGCAAGCGGATCGGTGAGTAGGGCATCCTGCAGCGATCGCACCGCCAAATCCCGAGGCTGAATGCCCTGTTCTACACAAAGCGCTGCGGCCATGCCCGCCGCCTGCCCCAAGGCCAAAACCACCGGCTGCAAACGCGTTGCCCCGGTGGCCATGTGGGACACCGAGATAGCTTTGTCGCAGACCAAGAGGCCGTCGATCTCAGCGGGGATCAGGCAGCCATAGGGCAAGGCGAAGGGCGTCCCCGTCCAGCGTCCGCCCCAGCGCATAGCTTTGGGCGCAAGGGGCAGAGTCATGCCGGGGTAGTGATGATCGTTGACGTAGTTCCCCAGGGCGATCGCGGTAATGTCGCCAGCGGCATTCACCGGCAACAGTGCCGCCCCATGATCAGCCTGGGGCAAAATATCGCCCTCGGTCACCGTGACCAATCCTTGCAGGCGACGGCTTTCGCGGTAGTAGGGATGGAGGGCATAGGCTCCCCCGCCGAGGACGCCGAGCTGTACAGGAAAGGTATCGCTGGCGAGACCATAACGCCGACCGCCCACCTGCTGCACATAGCGGGCTAGATTTTGGCTATGCCATAGGGCTTCTTGACCATAGGCTTGGCGATCGCCCTCGGATCCAACCAGTCGCTGTAAATCATGGCCATAGTCATTGCCATCGTTGGGCCAGTTGATCATGAAGCGATGCCCCGGTAGCCGCCCATAGTTCAGCCAGTGGCGCAGATCCATGTCCTGCCAAGCCGTTTTGAATGCGTTGTCCGACGCTAAGGGACTGGGGGGAATCTCGGGAGCGATCGCCCCTTCACCCAAGTCCTGCATCACCACCACCCAAGTGGGAGATTGAACCGGATAGCGCTGGGTGAGGGCGTTGGGCCCAGGAGGCGCACTCGGCTCTTGCCAGTCGGGCTGCCAGTCCCAGCCCCAGCGGTGGGGCACATCACCAAGGGAGAGCAGATCCCCCAGTTCCGTACCGTCAAGGATGATCTGGGCCTGGATACAGACCTGGTCGAAGGTGACTGAGCAAAGGCGATCGCCCCGTTTGTTGACCGATCGCGGTGGGCCGAGCTGTTTCCAGGTTAAGCAGGGCAGCGATCGCGCCCAGTCGGCAAAAATGCTGGCTCCCACCCGAGGTTCGTAGGTGAAGAAGCTAACCCAGCTATGGTCTAGACCGCCCGCCTGCCGCTGGCGCAGCTCCCGCAGAAACGCGCCCCATAATCCCGTTTGCCAAGGCAGCAGTTCATTCCCGTCGGGAGCCGATACCCCAGCACTGGTCAGCATTCCCCCCAGCCATGGGCCATCGGTGGCAACGATCGTTTGCACCCCACGCCTGGCCGCTTGAAGAGCCGCCGCCGTTCCGCCGGTGCCGCCGCCCACCACCAACACCTGCGTCTGCCACTGTTCCATGACTTAGCTCTCCAATCCTAGGCGCGATCGCCCTTGAGCCGAGGACAACTGGGTAAACGTGTAAATGCCCGCCAACACAAACCAGTTCATGATGTTGATGCGGGAATCGTAGAAGGTGATATCAAACAATGAAAACAGAGTGCAACCACCAAAAGCCATCAAGTAGCCTAGCAAAATAGCGTTGTGGGATTGGCTAAAGCCCTGGTCAAGCAGCAGCCAGACCGCTTTGAAGCAGATATAGCCGATGGTCAGTGTCATAATTACCATGGCTAAAACCCCCACCTCACACCCCATCAGCAGCCAAAAGTTATGGGGATGGGTGACCATCGGCAATCCCATATCATTGCGTTCTGGATAGAGAAACTTAAAGTTACCCAGACCCCAGCCCAGCCATGGGCGTTCCTGCATCAGTGTCCAGCCAATTTTCCAAATACCAAGGCGAGGATCTTGGGTGAAGATATTGAGGGAGAGCGATCGCCCTCCCAGCCCCATGCCGAGAATGCTGACGATGATGGCTCCTAGACCGACAAGCCCCACCCAAAACATTTTGTAGTTGACCTTGATGAGGATGCTAGCCGTAATAATTTGCGCAACGGCAATCAGAACACCATTGCGGGAGCCGGAACAAAAAATGCCCACCAGGTTAGCGTAGGTGGCGACATAGAGCCAGCGGTTGGCAATCCAATAAGCGGGGCCTGCCTCAGGGAGCGATCGCTGGGCATCCAAAGACCGCTTGATAATCAATCCCAAACCTAGGGCAAGCACCAGAACCAGAAAACTAGCTAGCGTATTGGGATGATCAAAAACTGATAGAGCCCGTTCGCGGTGAGGCGTTTGGCGCAGCCACAGCACCAGAGGAAAACGACGGATATCTCGGGGAAGAATCCGCAGCTTGGCAATATATTGCACCAGCGCATAGAGGTTGATGGGAATAGAGACCAAGACGATATCTAGGGCCAATTTCTCCAACTGCTCAGTGCGATTGAGCACAAAGGGCAGCAGGGAAAATAGCAGGAAAAACGGTAGGAAATTCCACAGGTGTAGCAGGGCTTCGCCGCGATTGTAGGCAAACCAAGCGCTCAACACCATCAGCCCGCTGACGCCCATGAGCCCACATCCAATCCACCGATCAACCGCCAAGCGCCGAAAGCGCTGTGCCACAGCACCCATGACAAACAGCAACCCTGGAAAACAGACATAGCTGATGTAGGGCAGGCTGAGTAGACTGAGGCGAAAAATGCGTTGACTCCACTTCACAGTATCTAAAACAATCCAAGTCTTCGTTACGATTCCCAAGGCAAAACACCTAACATATAGGGTCTTATCATCAAAGTCTGGCAGGTTGTCTGAATGTCACAAATGATACCGTCAGGTTCTATCTCTTAGCCTGAAGGCTACCCTAGCGGCGCTAATAGGCTCCTTCCCCAAACGCCACCACCCAAACGGTGCGCATCAAAATGTAAAAATCTAGCCATACTGACCAGTTGCGCACGTAGTAGGCATCTAAATTGACCCGTTCATCATAGGTAATATTGTTGCGCCCAGAAACCTGCCACAGTCCCGTGAGCCCCGGACTGACTTTGGTATATAGCTCAAAGGTGTCTCCATAGCGGGGAATTTCTTCATCCACAATAGGACGTGGCCCCACTAGACTCATTTCGCCGCGCAAAATGTTCCAGAGCTGGGGCAACTCATCTAAGCTCGTACGTCGCAAAAACCGCCCCACCCGCGTCACCCTGGGATCGCGCTTGAGTTTATGGTCTTGCTCCCAGGATTCTCGCAATTCTGGGTGGTGATCAAGATAGTCTTGTAGGGCGCGATCGGCATGTTGCACCATCGATCGAAATTTCCAGGCTTTGAACGGACGACCACCGCGTCCCAGACGTGTGTGACCGTAAAAGATCGGGCCGGGAGAGTCAAGACGAATCAACAGGGCAATGATGGCAATAAAGGGAATCAACAGCAATCCCCCTAGGATGGTAGCCATTAGATCGACCATGAGCTTGGTAAAGCGGGGGCCGGGCAGAAGTAACTGTTGGCGCACCTCTAGCCCTAAGACGCCGCCCATGTCCCTAGCTTCCACCCACAGGCTAGAAAAGCCAAACAGGTCGGGAATGATGAGCAGATGGGCGAAGGTTTGGCCATAACGTTCTAATAGGCGCAGAAGACGCCCTCTGGGCACACCTGGCATAGCGACGATCGCGTAGGGAATCCGTCGGGCTCGGGCTAATCCTGGTGCAAGTTCTAAACCACCCACCACCGGAACCCCGTGGAGCGAGCCATGCTTGTCTGGGTCATCGTCTAAGACCAGCACCGGCTTCAAGCCAATGCCCGGCCGTCGCAGCAGGGTGCGAATCAGCAGGTCTCCAGTTTTCCCAGCCCCCAAAATCATTACGGGATAGCCCCACCAGGATCGATGGGCAAAGGTATGGCGAGTCAAAATACGGCCGAGCAGCACAAGCAAGATAGACAGCACCCAGGCCATGAGAAAGATGCCCCGCGAATAAACTTCGCCTTCGCGGCGCAGGAAGGTTGCTGAGCCTAGCACCAAGTACATGAGCGTTGTCGTAACGCTAATCCACCGCAGTTCATCCACCGGGCTCAGAGCCACGCCCGGATAGAGCCCCACAATCGCATAGGCCAAGATAAAGAGCCCCAGCACGGGCCAAAGCTGCCAATAGAGCGATGGATGGTACTGCCCATTCAAGGCGAGGCGTATGTAGACGCTAGAAACGCAAGCTATGGTTAAGGCAATCAAGTCGGCGCTGAGAGCGATCGCCAAGGTAGGCCAAGAGCGCGTGGAGACTCTTAGTGCTGATAACGCCGGTCGTATAGTTTGATCCAACTGCATTCGGTTTCCCCCTCGCTATTACTCTATGCCATCCCTTTGCTGAAATTGCGCCCACTTTTGATCAACAAAGGTAGAGAACTCTCTGCGAAAGCGTTCTGGGCTATAGTGTGCAGCATGTTCATGCAGCATGTCTGGATCAAAGCTCTGCTGGCTCGTTTCAAACTGGGTTATCGCTTCGATCAGGCTCTCGATGGTTTGCTCCGGAAAGAGTTGCCCGGTCTTCCCCGGAATTACGGTTTCGGTGACGCCGCCTTTGCCATAGGCAATCACCGGGGCTCCAGCGGCTTGGGCTTCGACGGGGGTGATGCCAAAGTCTTCTTCGGCGGCAAATACAAAGGCTTTGCAGCGCTGCATGTAGTCGGCCACCACGGCATCCGGCTGTTGACCCAGCCAGGTGATATTGGGGGTGAACAGGGGCTGAAGTTTGGCGCGATCGCTGCCATCGCCAATCACCACCAAGGGTAAACCTAACTGGGCAAAGGCGGCCACGATCAGATCAACGCGCTTGTAGGGCACGAAGCGAGACACGGTTAGATAGAAGTCATCGCGCTGGCGGGACGGACGGAAGCGATCGACGGCCACGGGAGGATAGATCACGGTGGCGGGCCGGCGATAGGTTTTCCAAATGCGGCGGGCGATGTACCGGGAGTTAGCGACGAAATGATCAACGCGGTTGGCGGTGGCAACATCCCAAAGGCGCAGATAGTGGAGGGTTGCCCGGACGGCGATCGCTTTCACACCGCGACTCAGACCAGGGCCCTTGAGATAGTGGTGATGTAAATCCCAAGCATAGCGAATGGGGGTGTGGACATAGCTGATGTGCAGTTGATCGGCACGGGTTAAGGCTCCTTTAGCTACAGCATGGCTACTGGACACCACCACATCGTAGCGATCCAAATCAAACTGCTCTACCGCTAGGGGCATCAGCGGTAAGTATTGGCGAAAGTGCTTCTTGGCAAAGGGGAGATGCTGGAGAAACGAGGTCGAAACGGATTTGTGCTGAATAAAAGCTTTGAGATGGTCTGGGAGGAATTCAACCAGGCTGAAGAGGTCAGCGTCAGGGTAATGGGCCAGAATCTGTTCCACAACTTGCTCCGAGCCCGCACGCGTCACTAGCCATTCATGGACGATCGCCAGCTTTACCATGAACACGAGAGAGCGATCGCTCCCA
Encoded here:
- a CDS encoding ZIP family metal transporter; this encodes MDHVMQGFLASLLAGLGTALGALPVLFAVNLTQRLQAVLLGIGGGIMLAATSFSLLVPGKDAAIALGFPQTHAALIMVTGMLLGGGFLWFAHNYFPHEHFFKGREGPQKQHLKQIWLFVIAIALHNLPEGLAVGVAFGAEDTTTATALALGIGLQNIPEGLVVALALRELGYARSYAIGVSTMTGLLEPIGGLFGAAVVSVSQPLLPWGMAFAAGAMLFVIVDEIIPEVSNKGWDQEGTVGAMIGFVVMMFLDVALG
- a CDS encoding glycosyltransferase family 4 protein; translation: MVKLAIVHEWLVTRAGSEQVVEQILAHYPDADLFSLVEFLPDHLKAFIQHKSVSTSFLQHLPFAKKHFRQYLPLMPLAVEQFDLDRYDVVVSSSHAVAKGALTRADQLHISYVHTPIRYAWDLHHHYLKGPGLSRGVKAIAVRATLHYLRLWDVATANRVDHFVANSRYIARRIWKTYRRPATVIYPPVAVDRFRPSRQRDDFYLTVSRFVPYKRVDLIVAAFAQLGLPLVVIGDGSDRAKLQPLFTPNITWLGQQPDAVVADYMQRCKAFVFAAEEDFGITPVEAQAAGAPVIAYGKGGVTETVIPGKTGQLFPEQTIESLIEAITQFETSQQSFDPDMLHEHAAHYSPERFRREFSTFVDQKWAQFQQRDGIE
- the wbaP gene encoding undecaprenyl-phosphate galactose phosphotransferase WbaP, which gives rise to MQLDQTIRPALSALRVSTRSWPTLAIALSADLIALTIACVSSVYIRLALNGQYHPSLYWQLWPVLGLFILAYAIVGLYPGVALSPVDELRWISVTTTLMYLVLGSATFLRREGEVYSRGIFLMAWVLSILLVLLGRILTRHTFAHRSWWGYPVMILGAGKTGDLLIRTLLRRPGIGLKPVLVLDDDPDKHGSLHGVPVVGGLELAPGLARARRIPYAIVAMPGVPRGRLLRLLERYGQTFAHLLIIPDLFGFSSLWVEARDMGGVLGLEVRQQLLLPGPRFTKLMVDLMATILGGLLLIPFIAIIALLIRLDSPGPIFYGHTRLGRGGRPFKAWKFRSMVQHADRALQDYLDHHPELRESWEQDHKLKRDPRVTRVGRFLRRTSLDELPQLWNILRGEMSLVGPRPIVDEEIPRYGDTFELYTKVSPGLTGLWQVSGRNNITYDERVNLDAYYVRNWSVWLDFYILMRTVWVVAFGEGAY
- a CDS encoding O-antigen ligase family protein, whose translation is MGIVTKTWIVLDTVKWSQRIFRLSLLSLPYISYVCFPGLLFVMGAVAQRFRRLAVDRWIGCGLMGVSGLMVLSAWFAYNRGEALLHLWNFLPFFLLFSLLPFVLNRTEQLEKLALDIVLVSIPINLYALVQYIAKLRILPRDIRRFPLVLWLRQTPHRERALSVFDHPNTLASFLVLVLALGLGLIIKRSLDAQRSLPEAGPAYWIANRWLYVATYANLVGIFCSGSRNGVLIAVAQIITASILIKVNYKMFWVGLVGLGAIIVSILGMGLGGRSLSLNIFTQDPRLGIWKIGWTLMQERPWLGWGLGNFKFLYPERNDMGLPMVTHPHNFWLLMGCEVGVLAMVIMTLTIGYICFKAVWLLLDQGFSQSHNAILLGYLMAFGGCTLFSLFDITFYDSRINIMNWFVLAGIYTFTQLSSAQGRSRLGLES
- a CDS encoding FAD-dependent oxidoreductase, whose product is MEQWQTQVLVVGGGTGGTAAALQAARRGVQTIVATDGPWLGGMLTSAGVSAPDGNELLPWQTGLWGAFLRELRQRQAGGLDHSWVSFFTYEPRVGASIFADWARSLPCLTWKQLGPPRSVNKRGDRLCSVTFDQVCIQAQIILDGTELGDLLSLGDVPHRWGWDWQPDWQEPSAPPGPNALTQRYPVQSPTWVVVMQDLGEGAIAPEIPPSPLASDNAFKTAWQDMDLRHWLNYGRLPGHRFMINWPNDGNDYGHDLQRLVGSEGDRQAYGQEALWHSQNLARYVQQVGGRRYGLASDTFPVQLGVLGGGAYALHPYYRESRRLQGLVTVTEGDILPQADHGAALLPVNAAGDITAIALGNYVNDHHYPGMTLPLAPKAMRWGGRWTGTPFALPYGCLIPAEIDGLLVCDKAISVSHMATGATRLQPVVLALGQAAGMAAALCVEQGIQPRDLAVRSLQDALLTDPLAPAAVVPLIHCCPSDPAWLDQQRAVLDRGDRLPPQGSPSASVPPTSPSYTGTFQRLGDQDYRFLGDDGVEGMTSLNLVTLDPYVDHQMQTYQSGDRLQIQGRINPAGNWLLADAIAPLNPTPHPKTS
- a CDS encoding peptidylprolyl isomerase — encoded protein: MAFEPFLTIDDEPITITQAVRYLQAGRKFDGFIGEILRQFVLERQLKERAEDLKINAATIEQTIIDFRLERQLSDSQAFQDWLTSNGLNYEAFHAQVSQSFRMRKLRELVTEPKLQEYFIERKIFLDRVVLSRIIVDDKDVADELKTQILEETATFEHLAREYSLTDDKIVNGMVGPVSRGTMPDLLRAAIDTAKVGDIVGPIGLEERWGLFRIEEFLYATLSDPQLQASLQDELFEQWLVEKMQVLPIKLQLDDASET